The Pieris napi chromosome 4, ilPieNapi1.2, whole genome shotgun sequence DNA segment TAAAAAAACCCCCTGGGGTCTTCCCCCGCTCGGGACTTGTGGTAGGTATATATATGCGTCATCAAGGAGTTGCGAGAGCAGTAAACCCGCTCGCATATCGTGCATCTATACTCCTCCTGCCTCTCTGCGTGTTTGTCTGCGATATGCCGTTTCAAAGACGCCTTTGAGCACAGCACCTTTGTGCATTGCATACAGGAGAATAATTTTTTACCTGAAAACAAAtcgaaaaacaaaaaaatatgggGTTGTCCCCGCTCGcgataaataaaagaatatcgCCTAGATTGCTCTCAACTCAATCGAACATAAAGTGAAACAAAGTGGTAAAccatgaataaaataaattaaataaaaggaaaCGAAACGATGGCTAAGCTGTGGCCGATGGTGTTGGAACATGCAAGGGTCTGCGCGGGAGCAAGCAGTGCTAGTCTACGGCACTCGGACGGAATAAGAAGCGGGGCGCCGATGTCGAGGGAGACAATGAAACGAGCGGGAATTTTtcgtatatgttttattaaaaacgccATTATCATCAATATTAGGATTTATGAAGTTCGGTTTAACGATTACAATTACACTTTATGAGTAGTTTTaaggtttaaaatttaaaattaaagaagagaaaaaaattctatttatacatatagttGATATTGTTATGCCTACGTGTTGTGGTGTGCAGCCCATTATTGAAACTAGGCGTTTTCAATTATCCTAAAATTTCAGCCAATCTTAACCTTCGGGTTACTGGaagacaaattaaaaacaatttttggcACAATTTCTACATTAACATCTAATGGACTGCATTTCACTGATgccaattaacaaaaatatctagATTTAAAgaattagaataataatttatgaaagaaaataaaattttaatacaacaaccaataaattaatttagattccttataaaataagtaaaaacgCCAACAAGAAGTATAAAGAACACATCGTTTAAGGTCTGCACGCGAGCGTGActcgaaaaaaatataccttaaCATGATAGAAAGATAAAAACTTAAACAGGTCACAGAAACAGTCTTAAACTTGCTAAAATTCCTAACTAATGCAGTTTTGACAGGGATGTGTTCTGCGTCTTAGAACACGCTGTAGTTCGCCCAGTAAAACACATACTTCCTTGCAACCCTACCGCCGAACTTCATTACTTGATTCTCACACAGAACATCAACAAGTATCTCTCTCTAGTTAGCCTCTGACGCaatataataagaattatatgcactgaataagtgCTGTTTTTGCCTCATGTGCAAGTCTTTCAGAAGCCTCTCTTTTGTATCGATTCTAAAAGTGGTTTAAATATACGGATTCTCCACGAATTATTTTCCTAGAATCTACACAATTAGtcatacataagtaaataaatctttatagtatataaatattacaaaatcaagtatttaaaaaactcaCATTCCAGCAACTTATTTTTGCGGTAGGGCTGCAAGATCTTCTGAGATCCAAAAATCATTGCAACTAGGaacaaaagaatttaaaaaagatcGTCGAATCACAAATTTTGAATAACATACCGAAACGAGTAACGCTTCagactttatataaaattttaataaataattgtacatttCTAGAAATACGCCTAATAGTGTACAATTGCGTACTTAGTCTAATCAGTCTATAGCGCTTATTAATTTTGGCAATTtcgatttttgaaaataattttttaatctagtGCTCGCCGATAGCCAAATAATACCACAGAGTACACTCTATACTCTATGAAGACCGTACTGCGCACTTGCAGCACATCCCTGTAGTCATTAAACATATAGAACATACTATTATCGCTATTAATTCAGATAAAATGTTCTTATATCTATAGTCAACTAACTTAATTCCCAAACCCAAATTAACAATAGAACCTATCACTAAAATTACTAGACAAAAAAACAACAAGTACTACGTTATGTTCAAAAAGTTTGCATTGtgcaaataaaaacttaaccaTTTCCATTCGGAATGTCgcgaaattttttaaattttgcctCCGTCAAAGATTTCTTATCAAATTTcacctttttttttcaatacgaACGTCATTCGAATTTAGCACCAAATCTCTAGTCTTCCAAttcgttaaaaatattacgataAAGCTTACGAACAACTAAACAAATTGTAGTGGCTAAGCGTTTATGCATCTAGTAATAACAACATAATCTTATAAcatatagtattaaaatatgtaggaAGCCTCTCATACATGTTTTATAGCAAAAGTTACCTCCTAGGTAATGTGTTTCTAACACAACTCCTAACATTAGAAGTACGCAAAATATGTCTTTTTTttcgaataataaaaaacaatatgtaAAGCAGGCactaataattacttaatgtgtatattaatacaataaattatgtgTTACTTACTTATAGATTTCTTACGGCTAGAAAAAAATGGTTTAGCGACCTCTATTGACTCGAAACGGTGATGCATTAAACTAGAAAGTCCACATGAATGTGAGTGATTGAGTCTAGATTCAGAAAACTACAACCGAAGGAGTTTACGGGTCTCTTAAAATAGAAACAgttgaatacaaaaataaattataacccaaattttataaatttcataaaatcaatttaaactGTGAGGTTTTTCGCCCCTAAATTGAATTCAAAGATCTTATATCCAAGATTTACCTCTTGGCTTTTtgaagataaaatataatattttgtacagAACTGATAAATAGTGTTTGTTCTGAATCTAGACTTGTAGTAATTCTAATCTTTTCAATAACAGAATCAAGTATTATCATTAGGTACTATTGTATGGCAAGCAGGATTCCTTTGAATAtgattaatgaaaaatttcaCACTGTTCAATTTTAGGAACATTTAACACTGAGAATCACTaagattttacaattattacctattttacgtttaataaatttgaaatcacttttaaaaataacaaataaaatgttataaaaattgtgtaaacTTAAAAGAAGccgattataaaaatagtaaaatcgACGAAACGAACACAGTAGTGATGAAAGacttaatctaaataaaaatataatatagccATTTTGATTCCTTTAGGTAAATGGCACGATGCGATTGTGTATGCCTCGGATAATCGCGAATTTGTGTGAAGAAGTCGACTAGagtaacagtaaaatataagTCGACTGTCGAGTATAAAGTAAgttgtatgtatgtgtgtatcGGGTCTGTGGTTTGTCTCACTATTTCGGAATATGTGTGGTCTATTGCCAGTCGTAATCTGTGACAGTGCGCTATGTTTGTTGTCTATTGGTGCTATATGTATTTCCTGAAAGCAGTCTTACAGTCAAAACAAAATCacctaaataatattaaaaattaaaaaaaaaatcaaaaagcCTCATTAGCCAATTATACATCagcgtaaataatttaatttactttcttttaaaatagaattttttagTAATCTCGTATAAATATCTAAGCGTGAGATCAAGAAGGTAAAAtacagaataaataaaattgcaaatCGCCGAAAAATGAACACAACGTAAAACAATATGCCTCTTTTGTTACTTACAACGAACActgttcaatttttttataaatttaagcctaatatataaatttacagcACCAAGATTTTCCTCTtttctttcaaaatattaattttctcttCGCCttattgtcacacatttaacaTAGTGTAAAAATTCAGGAATCGTACTATGTCGCGGTATTGCACTTTGCGGGCGTGTACAAAATTTAGACCGAAACGTCGCCCTTTCTTACTTCGATTGGAATGTCGAATGTAGCGTCAAATAGTCACCGTCCCGGCAGCATTCACAACTCGTCTACAAGTTAAAAGAGATAGAGAAGGATAAACTCCACAAAAAAAGACAAGTGAAAAGAAAGGAATTAGACGTTAAACTGATCTTTGAACTTGTAGAAGTCGACGGTGTGATGGTGCTGGCTGGGGTGCATCTTGGAGTCGGGTGCGGCGGAAAGGTTCTGCGGCTGCGGCGGCGGCAGAGGCCCAGCGGGCGCCCTCTGACGGCGGTGGTAGATGCTCTTGTGGTTGTTGAGCGAGTTGAGCGTGCGGAAGACCTTGTGGCACAGCGAGCAGCGCGCCGAGTGGAGCGGCTGCAGGTGCTGCTGCTCCGTGTGGCGCTTGAGGGTGAGGCGCGTGGAGAGCAGCTTGCCGCACACCTCGCAGCGGTGCCCGGCGCCCAGCGGGCCCACTGCGCCACACATAACGACCAACATTAGCGCATTAGTCAACCAACACAACTGTCACACCAACACCACCGCTCGCAACAGGTCCCATTCCAAAGGAACCAATTGGCACAGATCGTGTGCCGCCCGAGAATTCGAACCTGTTGTAGAGGCAATTTTACGTGATTCGACTAAATTGACTAATGCGCTTAAAGGTTGGTAGTTATGCGTGTACCGATCATAGATGTCCCAATTGGTTCCAAGGCGAGGCCCCACGGCGTACGTGTCACTTAtactatacatacattatatagGTCAATGCGCATGCAAATACACGTAAAACTATGCTATGTACATGTTAGGAACATATCGCGTTACataatttctttaaacttAACAAGGTCTACGGGCAAGACTATGGCGTTTTAGGTGGTTAGGATGGCAGCTCTGTTTCCTCATGGCAACGGTATGGCAACGGTTTCTGGCGTCAGTTGACCGGGTAGAAGCCCTGGCCCGAGGGCGGCTGCTGCTTGCGGTGGTAGATCGACTTGTGGTTTCTCAAGCTATTGAGGCTGGAGTACACGCGTCGGCAAATGTTACAGACGGGCTCCCTGGAGGGCCGCATGTGTACGTTTTGTATATGCCGTTTGAGCCGCGTCAGCGAAGAGAGGCTCTTGTTACAGGGCTCGCATCGGTACTCTTCCTGGGGGGTGCGGGCGCCACCTGGTCACAACACAAGCAGTTAGCCCCATGGAAGCTTCCGAACGCACTTTTAATGCACTCACTATCGTAGCCTCTCGATTTTACAAGCACCGCCACCCCCCGTTTGATGACGGCCATCCGACGCGAACGAGCCGGTAGCCAAGCGGATTAGTAACGCGTACGGTTGTCTCTCTAATTCGACCTACGGCTTAGATAAGCTCAGCCACGATTGATGATCGGCTGTTTTGAAAACAAACGGCCGCGGCGGGACTCTCGCCGAGTGCGGTTTCGGATTTCTCGAACAAAAGCGTTAGTATTTCTTCAATGAAAtgactttttaatataaactgaTACCACAAAACCATTGCTAAAATTCCATTGTCTTATCTTGTGTGCCCCAACGTTATTTCCCAAGACAATCATGATTGAGAGTAATATGAAACTGTTTTAAGAAACACGAATGATTCATGGGAGCGTTTGTGTAATTTAGTTACAGAAATTTGCCTAGATTCGTGACCGCGCCGATTGTCAATAGAATTTTCTTCTTCTCTTCTTAGACACGTTCTTTCTTTTATTAGCCAATTGAGTACAATGTTAAGtgcatatttttatgattttgaaaagaaaagaaataatacaaATCAAAAGAGGTTTAAAAGAAATCAACCGGGGATTACGGAGGGATCGGTTGGAGGAGGGATTTTCCTAATACTTTCAAGACACATCTATAAAACAAGCTAGCAATCgtttttaaagtaaacatTAAACTAGAGTTACAATACATTAACATGCACGGCACGTTGCGTTTTGGTTCAATGATCAATGCTTATTTAACAGATCTGTCAACTCCGACAAATGATAACTGTGTGCCCGCGAATGTCCATCGAACCATAACACAATAAGCTAACATTAATATTCAGTACACAGAGCACAAAATGAAGACATATACAGGTTAGGAGGAGATATATTAATACACATATACTATAGAATATGTCACGTGATAATTGCctcatacaatttaaaatataaatcctATAATGATATATAAAACCTAATAATGACAGAGCAGAGAGGAAGCGGTGATGGTGGCATACGACAGACAGTGCATTAAAAATATCGTTTGGTTCAATATATGTAAGTAATGCATAAAATAAACTTGTTGCTAGACAAGCCGACTCACCTTGTGATGTTCCCGGTAAGCCGTCCGGAGGCAGGGGACTCGGCAGACCTGCGAATCATTGCATAACCTCAAAACCTTTCCCTCTAAAATGTGCATTTTGATTTAATCTAGAGCTTTTCTCGTAGAATTATGATACACGACCCACTAGATTTGTTTTTGAATAGTATTTCTTGATTCTTGGATTCTTGAGCATTTCTTGAAAAAGTACTGttagcttcagcgtgtgactccctgaggtcgtaggtttgaaccgcggctgtgcaccaatgggctgtctacgtgcgcatttaacactcgctcgtattgtgaaggaaaacgtcgtgaggaaaccggcatgcatATAGACCCCGAAAAGTCGACAGTGTTTGTCaggctgataacctacttgacttttaagaaaaaacaaatgatcacgaaacagatacatgaGGCCCAGACCGCAAAGGTCGGAAAAACTACGTTATATCGTACCTGTCAGCGATGAATCAGTCAACATGGAGTAGTTGAAACTGTGGTGTTGAGATGATGGAAAGAGCTTGGCTTCAGCTGGCGAAATAAAAGGCGAGGGTGGCATTTGTGGTGGTGGCGTACGGTCGTCGGCATCGGCTGAGCTCGCGCGGGATGGCGGCCCTCCCTGAGGACGACATTTAAGCGTTACATCAAGCTACTTTGATATATCTTAATCTATGTAGTaactcaatatttatttaaccgCATCTGTTGATCACAACATAGAGATATCAATCTCTACACAAATTAATAGACTTGGATAAagtctttatattttaatgtacatAAAGAAATTTCTAAAAGCCATGAGATATTTGGTGTAGGAAATTTAACAGGCATTTAGGCATGACAAATACGTAGAAATTAGTTTACTAAAAGTTCTTATAAAATCGTTATGATATTTACATTGATGCCACGTAGGCATTGAAAGTGTATATACAAAACAAACCCAATCTAGGCGGTGTAAGTAAAATTCTGTATACGTTAAAATATTTGGACACTCAAATTGgttcacaattatttttcacaaatatttgacaattgacatataTGAAGCGTTGGTAGATTAATCCCACGGATCAATGAATTAGTTAGCCAATCAGTACCCCCTAAATAGCTAAATGACTTCCTGTTCTATTGAGATTATACCCGGAAACGGTCTACTCGAATTCTTAACTCGTATTGCAATACAATGCTGTCTCGAGTTCGTATCATTTAGTTATACGAGACGATTGTCTTCAATTAGTTAGAAGAATTTTTCTAATGCTCTAAATAATAGAACTAGCAACTTTGCCCGTAAGGAATAGTGTCCTTTTGTATAGCATTCaatgtacataataataattacgtaggtgttgaatatattttattacttctttCAATTGCTGccttttttattctatttgttCTTGTCGTGTGTAACAAGTTActtacttataaattataagttattgagaaactattttttaaatcttttaaaatatgtaaatactaCTATCGCCCACCATACCGGGTTCAAGAATCGGAGTCGATGAACCTGAACATTTCCAAACGGACAGCATAAGAACAAAATCGActatccaaaaaataaaagctttCTTCAAATTGGAGGTAGGGCTATACCTTCGGTAGCCAATAGTAGTACACAACAGTTTCCCGGAGTCTTTTAATTACGAATCATGATTTCTAGATTTTTCTGTACGCAAATGACGTCGCTTTATAATGCTTCTAAGTTTTACGTTTTATAGAGAAAAGAAATTCTTAATTTGAAGGATAAGTGTAGTTAGAACCCTCCAAATTCCAATTATTGATCAAAGCCGGTAAAGTGTTTCTATAATAAGATGGTTCGTTATcgataattcaataaataattaatttcatagtcaataataatttaacaagcTCCGAGTGTTTGTtaataaggtttttttaattagcggCTAGCGATTGTGCCGTTTTCGAAACAACTTTTTGTAGTTAAAATTGAAGTTTCATTCTGTGAAGGGCTGTGAGCCGGCACTAATTTTGAAGTAGACTTTTTCTCTCATTGACGTAGCAATTTTCaccttatatttttatctgtgtTTTCCAGgattaaaaatgaaacattGATCAGTGGACTTAAAATTCTAATCTACGTTCctgttataaaaactttttgtattatatagaattcaatacatttttacaacttttaaaGCCAGacgtgttggcctagtggcttcagcgtgcgactctcatccatgaagtcgtaggttcgatccccggctgtgtaccaatagactttctttctatgtgcgcatttaacatttgcggTGAAGGAAAGTATCGCGAGGAAtccggcttgctttagacccaaaaagttggcgtgtgtcaggcacaggaggctgatcacctgcttgcctattagattgctaaatgaaacagatacaggaaCATCTGAGGCCCGGACCTAAAcagtttgtagcgccactgatttttttacgcCGCAAAAGAAGTTAACCTACAGAAGATGACAAAAAGAGAATCCTTGAAACTGACTTTTGATCCTTATTAGAAGAGAAAATGCAAGAGAAATCCAACAGTGGTGTAGTACACCAAACACGAGACTCCAGTCCTCACAGTCCCACCACCACTAGAATAGCtcattaaaaagatttaaataaaactcacCATGTGTCTATGATGCGAATGTGGCGGAGTATCATCAGCACTGCGATCGATATCCGCGTTCGACTGGCAGATCATATCCAACGGCTCGTTCTTCACGTCATCCATCAGTTTGGGGGATGGTGACGAGCTGGAGTTCGAGATCCCATTCCCATTACCAGGCTCGTGACGATTGTTCAGCAGTGAGTTGTTCTTTGTCGAGAAATCATGTACTTGTGATTGGTCATTGTTGTTGTCGTGGCGTGCGCGCTTTATTACGTCCGGGGAATTGTCAGCCGAGCGTGACATTCGACGCGGGGGCATGGGGATCCTGCGGTTGAGGGGTTGGGGCAGTAGAAGTGCCTCTTCCAGTTTCTCCGAGTAGCTTGGTGTGTGTGGAGTGTGAGGGGTGTGCGGGGTGTGCGGGGTGTGCGCGGGATGCGGAGATACGTGCGGAGACGACTCGGCGGTTGCGCGGGCGATGCTTTGTACCAGCGACTGTAACAATGGGGCTTGTTATAATCATATATTGTaagttttacctacaaaaattCATGACATCAGAAATCAAAAGGATTTTATAGGAATTTTTAAGATCTTCCCTGTCTTTGAGGTTAAACGGCGAGAAATTGACAGTAGACATAGTCTTTCGCTGAGCACAACTACTGTAAATCGGCCATTtacgtaaataatgtaataaatttgcgtttatatataataattgtgtcacataaagtaatatttaatatattgtacGTATGTATAaagttcatatatattttagacaaaatCTCAATTCTAAATAGGGTTTAGAGTTCTCTGAGTCGTTTTAAGTAAGGAAATAGAATATCTAATGTATTTCACAATTATTAAGCGAACTAAATGTTAGAATGGCATGTTCAATAACTTTGTCGAAGgtgaaatttatttgtttagctgaacaattaaacaataatttagttataatgCAAATTGTGGCCGATGGATTCTGTACAttcgttaatatttaaatagtctAGACACTAAATGTTCCGGTTCAAACagttatattaatagttttattttaatcgggaattatactatataaaaatgattctTCGTATATATAACTTCTGAACAACCActacataaatatgtattcgtTATTGTTAGATATAACATACCGCTGTAACTAGGGCTAGGAATATAGTGTTCGCCTTGGcgttatttacaatataccGGAAAATGACCGATTTTAATGGATTTGTaccaaacaaaaacaatttgtaaCAATATCAATTAGAAATTTGTGATATAGCGAACCTCTCCAAGCCCCAGTATCATGACCCCCATGAACATTTGAATACGCCGTTGATTATCAAGATAATCAAGATTTTGTTTCTTACCCCTTTAGTATCGTCATTCTGTGTGAGTCCGGAGACGCGAAGGACCTCCGCTGTCTTCAGGAAAGAGGAGAGGCTCCTCTGATGCACGTTGACCTCACCGTGGTATATGAACTCCACCAGAGCGTGTAGATCGGTGAAGGCAACATCTTGAAGAACTATCACTGGATGCTTGCACGGGGTCGACTAGAAGTAAAGGAATTATGAAGAGAAGATGTTTATTAACGATTTATTGCACTACCCCACGATATCATGGTAATATCATTCGAATTTCTATTTTGGGTTTCATATGTAACAAGAGTCGAATAAATCCACAAAGTTCAGGCTCGTGTGTGCGTCAACATGAAAAAATGGtacagtttattatttaactccAAAAAAACCTCTGCTTGGCTAAGCTGTaccatttatcaaatttttattttatattttgtcatttataagtctttttgaataattatttcttagtATCCCTCAATCAGGATCATTATTTTTCGAAgtataatgaatttaatttaatttctcttACAAAACACAATACAAGCTAAATAGGCATAGTACCACAAAATATGTACCATTTTATACTTGAATTAGTATTTCAGTCGAAGCAAACAAGTCAGGTTGGCCGAGTGGTCTAAGGCGCCAGATTTAAGCTCTGGTTCCCGAGAGGGAGCGTGGGTTCGAACCCCACACCTGACAaacctttatatattttttacttttaaaccagttatttataaaattttatctttggcataaattaattaattagttcttttttttatatttctttaacagCTAAGTACCGATATTCAAGTTAGAAACAGACGTGTAGGTACATAAATATGACAATCAAACTTAATGATAGGAGTTACTTACTTTTAATAGTTCTCTAAAGTAGGGGCTACATGCCGATAAGACCACCCTATGCGCCTTTAAACTCTTTCCGTCACAGGCCAATGTGACGTCAACAAAGTCCTCGTCATCACGAAGATTCTCGAAGGCGCTGGTGATGCTGCTCTGGTAATTGTTCCAGCGCAGACAGAAGTGCTGTGTATCCaccattttgtttgtttttagcGAGTCATGTGTCCCAAATCTGTAAAAAGCTACATATTAGTGTGTGAAGGACAGAGATAagttttgtgtgtgtgtattaAGTCAAAACCTATTGACCAGTTATTGTGACTACAgtcataaatttgttttaccttaaataatatttcagatTTGAAACctatattaagttataattgtaataacacGATCTTTCACTAGAAATCTAAAAACTAAACCAGTggccctacaacctttttaggactgggcctcagattcaGGCCGTCTGTAAAtgtttatgatcatttgtcaatctactaggcaagtaggtgatcagcctccagtctaaggcaagccggtttcctcacgatgttttccttca contains these protein-coding regions:
- the LOC125048852 gene encoding broad-complex core protein isoform X2, with amino-acid sequence MVDTQHFCLRWNNYQSSITSAFENLRDDEDFVDVTLACDGKSLKAHRVVLSACSPYFRELLKSTPCKHPVIVLQDVAFTDLHALVEFIYHGEVNVHQRSLSSFLKTAEVLRVSGLTQNDDTKGSLVQSIARATAESSPHVSPHPAHTPHTPHTPHTPHTPSYSEKLEEALLLPQPLNRRIPMPPRRMSRSADNSPDVIKRARHDNNNDQSQVHDFSTKNNSLLNNRHEPGNGNGISNSSSSPSPKLMDDVKNEPLDMICQSNADIDRSADDTPPHSHHRHMGGPPSRASSADADDRTPPPQMPPSPFISPAEAKLFPSSQHHSFNYSMLTDSSLTGLPSPLPPDGLPGTSQVGPLGAGHRCEVCGKLLSTRLTLKRHTEQQHLQPLHSARCSLCHKVFRTLNSLNNHKSIYHRRQRAPAGPLPPPQPQNLSAAPDSKMHPSQHHHTVDFYKFKDQFNV
- the LOC125048852 gene encoding broad-complex core protein isoforms 1/2/3/4/5 isoform X3 gives rise to the protein MVDTQHFCLRWNNYQSSITSAFENLRDDEDFVDVTLACDGKSLKAHRVVLSACSPYFRELLKSTPCKHPVIVLQDVAFTDLHALVEFIYHGEVNVHQRSLSSFLKTAEVLRVSGLTQNDDTKGSLVQSIARATAESSPHVSPHPAHTPHTPHTPHTPHTPSYSEKLEEALLLPQPLNRRIPMPPRRMSRSADNSPDVIKRARHDNNNDQSQVHDFSTKNNSLLNNRHEPGNGNGISNSSSSPSPKLMDDVKNEPLDMICQSNADIDRSADDTPPHSHHRHMGGPPSRASSADADDRTPPPQMPPSPFISPAEAKLFPSSQHHSFNYSMLTDSSLTGLPSPLPPDGLPGTSQGGARTPQEEYRCEPCNKSLSSLTRLKRHIQNVHMRPSREPVCNICRRVYSSLNSLRNHKSIYHRKQQPPSGQGFYPVN
- the LOC125048852 gene encoding broad-complex core protein isoforms 1/2/3/4/5 isoform X1, with product MVDTQHFCLRWNNYQSSITSAFENLRDDEDFVDVTLACDGKSLKAHRVVLSACSPYFRELLKSTPCKHPVIVLQDVAFTDLHALVEFIYHGEVNVHQRSLSSFLKTAEVLRVSGLTQNDDTKGSLVQSIARATAESSPHVSPHPAHTPHTPHTPHTPHTPSYSEKLEEALLLPQPLNRRIPMPPRRMSRSADNSPDVIKRARHDNNNDQSQVHDFSTKNNSLLNNRHEPGNGNGISNSSSSPSPKLMDDVKNEPLDMICQSNADIDRSADDTPPHSHHRHMGGPPSRASSADADDRTPPPQMPPSPFISPAEAKLFPSSQHHSFNYSMLTDSSLTGLPSPLPPDGLPGTSQAVPPLRMPPPTAGGINEPQECPYCRRTFSCYYSLKRHFQDKHEQSDTLYVCEFCHRRYRTKNSLTTHKSLQHRGSSGMLKRLLKTSALHSALAPAPHHLFDLAAADHASQLPGLQ